The genome window GCCAAGGCCCAGCAAATTGTTAATCCCAAGCCAACTCCTGAACAAGTACCGATCAAACCAATGACTACGCCCTGCAGCATAAAGATTTTTCGCACGCTTTGTTCTGTAGCACCCACTGCTTTGAGAATCGCAATTTCTCGTGATTTTTCAAGAACCAGCATGATCAGCGAGCTAATTATGTTGAAGGCCGCTACTACGACAATCAATGTCAGAATCACGAAGAGTCCAATTTTTTCAAGCTGCATCACCTGAAAAATACTCTTGTTCTCATCGACCCAACTGCTGACAGCAAAGTCCGTGAATTCTGCGCGCAACTCATCCGCAACTTCCTGGGCAGTTTCCGGATCCCTCAAGCGGACTCCTAGGCCTGTCACATCATTCTGCATTCGATAGACTTTCTGGACGAGTCGATAGTCCATGAAGGCAAGAACCTCATCATAACCCGCGATTCCAGACTCGAAGAAGCCTATCACCATCAATTTCTTGATTCTCGGAACATCTCCCACGGGGGTCATTCTCTGTTCAGAAGAAACGAGTTGGACAGTATCTCCAAGCTGAACCCCTAGTTGTTGCGCAAGGTTTGAACCAAGAATGATTCCATCTTTCAGGCCATCTTTTTTGGCGCTGAGATGTGACAGACGAGCTAATATTTCATCAGAGATTGTCTGCTGTTCTTCATTCGTCGGGGGGCTAGGAGAATATCGTTCTTGTCTGAGGAAAAGGCCCAAATTGGTGACTTGGGTTTCTTTGGCAGGATCAATGCCTCTTAATAAAGCACCTTTTGGTCGCCTTGTCCCCGTCAGCAGAGCTTGCTTGAAAATATACGGAGCCGTGGCTTTGACTTCAGGATGCTTAAGTATTTGAGGTTGGAGTTCTGGATACTCCGTCATCCGATCTGCCCAAGAGAAAAGGGTCACATGAGGAAGTGATCCTGTGATTGCTTGTCGGAGATTATCTCTAAATCCGTTCATTAGGGAAGTTGCTACAATCAGGGCAATTACCCCAAGGGCCACTCCACAAACTGAAATCCAAGTAATTACAGAGACAGATCTGTCTTTACGAGGGGAAAAGAGGTAGCGTTTCCCGATGAACCACTCATAAGGCAGAGGTTTCACGCTACCTAAGCTCAGTTTAAATT of SAR324 cluster bacterium contains these proteins:
- a CDS encoding ABC transporter permease; amino-acid sequence: MKPLPYEWFIGKRYLFSPRKDRSVSVITWISVCGVALGVIALIVATSLMNGFRDNLRQAITGSLPHVTLFSWADRMTEYPELQPQILKHPEVKATAPYIFKQALLTGTRRPKGALLRGIDPAKETQVTNLGLFLRQERYSPSPPTNEEQQTISDEILARLSHLSAKKDGLKDGIILGSNLAQQLGVQLGDTVQLVSSEQRMTPVGDVPRIKKLMVIGFFESGIAGYDEVLAFMDYRLVQKVYRMQNDVTGLGVRLRDPETAQEVADELRAEFTDFAVSSWVDENKSIFQVMQLEKIGLFVILTLIVVVAAFNIISSLIMLVLEKSREIAILKAVGATEQSVRKIFMLQGVVIGLIGTCSGVGLGLTICWALATFDFIDIPPGVYPGGDKIPVLINWTDVLITTVSSFLICFLVTIYPSTKAARLQPADSLRYE